The following are encoded in a window of Bacillus oleivorans genomic DNA:
- a CDS encoding ATP phosphoribosyltransferase regulatory subunit, which translates to MTKTFMFEKPLGMRDTLPELYRTKRKVIRQIEAELKSWGYQMIETPTLEYYETTGRTSAIDDQKLFKLLDQQGHTLVLRPDMTAPIARVAASKLAHDSTPLRLSYQANVFRSQQREGGRPAEFSQAGVELIGDSTISADGEVIALLVSTLQKAGLDTFTLAIGHVKFVDSFFLEVLGTEERVQGLKRFLFEKNYVGYREHIQSLSLSSIDKERLNQFLNLIGDESIIDRAKELTIDPVVLDAIQQLETLFDILCDYGVKEYIKLDLTLVSHMTYYTGILFEAYANQVGFPIGNGGRYDKLVRQFGVNEAATGFGIYIDRLLEALQFDEETDETILIIYSAEHRKVAIGKAIELRNQGDSVIIQDISGIKDLDKFVKPFAEVYYFFGERGRDS; encoded by the coding sequence ATGACAAAGACATTTATGTTTGAAAAGCCGCTTGGGATGCGGGATACGCTTCCAGAATTATATAGAACAAAACGAAAAGTTATACGTCAAATAGAGGCCGAGCTGAAAAGCTGGGGGTATCAGATGATTGAGACTCCGACGCTTGAGTATTATGAGACGACAGGGAGAACGTCTGCGATTGATGATCAAAAGCTTTTTAAATTATTGGATCAGCAGGGACATACCCTTGTTCTTCGTCCGGATATGACTGCTCCAATTGCAAGGGTTGCAGCTTCAAAGCTTGCGCACGACTCTACCCCTTTACGGTTAAGCTATCAGGCAAATGTTTTTCGTTCCCAGCAGCGGGAAGGCGGCAGACCCGCTGAATTTTCTCAGGCTGGGGTTGAATTGATTGGTGACTCCACTATTAGCGCTGATGGAGAAGTTATTGCTTTGCTTGTTTCGACTTTGCAAAAAGCGGGTCTTGATACTTTTACTTTAGCAATCGGTCATGTTAAGTTCGTAGATTCCTTTTTCCTTGAGGTATTGGGAACGGAAGAAAGAGTTCAGGGGTTAAAACGATTCTTATTTGAAAAAAATTATGTCGGATACCGGGAGCATATTCAGTCACTCTCTCTTTCCTCGATTGATAAAGAAAGGCTCAATCAATTTTTAAATTTGATTGGGGACGAATCGATTATTGATCGTGCGAAAGAACTTACTATTGATCCGGTTGTCCTCGACGCGATTCAGCAGCTTGAAACGTTGTTTGATATTTTGTGTGATTACGGCGTGAAAGAGTATATTAAGCTTGATTTAACGCTTGTCAGCCATATGACTTACTATACAGGGATTTTGTTTGAAGCCTATGCCAATCAAGTCGGATTCCCAATTGGAAACGGGGGCCGTTATGACAAGCTTGTCCGTCAATTCGGTGTTAATGAAGCTGCAACCGGTTTTGGTATTTATATTGATAGATTATTAGAAGCCTTACAATTTGATGAAGAAACGGATGAAACAATCCTGATTATTTATAGTGCGGAGCATCGGAAAGTCGCGATCGGGAAAGCGATTGAGCTTCGAAATCAGGGGGATTCGGTCATTATTCAGGACATATCTGGGATAAAAGACCTTGATAAGTTTGTTAAGCCATTTGCCGAGGTTTACTACTTTTTTGGTGAGAGGGGGAGGGACTCATGA
- a CDS encoding acyltransferase, with protein sequence MRKTERFPVEGANSLWHVYKTVPFWKVVKNFIVIQIARYTPFLSLKNWLYRVFLRMDIGEKTSFALMVMLDVMFPEKIKVGRNTVIGYNTTILAHEYLIKEYRLGPVVIGDEVMIGANTTILPGVAIGDGAIVSAGTLVHKDVPAGSFVGGNPMRVIYTKEERELREKQDVE encoded by the coding sequence ATGAGAAAAACCGAACGCTTCCCTGTCGAAGGGGCCAATTCCTTATGGCATGTCTATAAAACGGTTCCCTTTTGGAAAGTTGTCAAAAATTTTATAGTGATTCAGATTGCACGATACACTCCGTTCCTCTCCCTGAAAAATTGGCTATACCGCGTTTTTTTACGGATGGACATTGGCGAGAAAACCTCATTCGCCCTTATGGTGATGCTTGATGTGATGTTCCCCGAAAAAATAAAGGTCGGCCGGAATACAGTGATTGGATACAATACAACAATCCTGGCACACGAGTATTTAATTAAAGAATATCGGCTTGGGCCCGTTGTTATCGGGGACGAAGTGATGATTGGGGCGAACACAACCATTCTGCCTGGGGTTGCAATCGGGGACGGTGCGATTGTGTCGGCTGGCACCTTAGTCCATAAAGATGTCCCGGCTGGATCGTTTGTTGGCGGCAATCCAATGCGTGTGATTTATACAAAAGAAGAACGTGAACTGCGGGAGAAGCAGGACGTCGAGTAA
- the ppaX gene encoding pyrophosphatase PpaX produces the protein MGTQIDTVLFDLDGTLIDTNELIIQSFLHTMENYFPGQYEREHVLPFMGPTLQDTFENLNPAKVDEMIKTYREFNHREHDRLVKEFEGVYETVDALIRHGYKIGIVTTKIRETVLKGLKLTKMEPFFPIIVALDDVEKAKPDPEPIEKAMALLDSKPENTIMVGDNHHDILGGKNAGTKTAGVAWSIKGEEYLAQFNPDYMLQNMKDLLTILGVEK, from the coding sequence ATGGGCACACAAATTGATACAGTATTATTTGATCTTGATGGAACTTTAATTGACACTAATGAATTAATCATTCAATCGTTTCTTCATACGATGGAGAATTATTTTCCTGGTCAATACGAGCGCGAGCACGTCCTTCCTTTTATGGGGCCAACGTTGCAGGATACGTTCGAAAATTTAAATCCGGCCAAAGTCGATGAAATGATTAAAACATACCGTGAATTTAACCACCGCGAACACGATCGGTTGGTTAAAGAGTTTGAAGGTGTGTATGAAACAGTGGATGCTTTAATTCGTCATGGGTACAAAATCGGAATTGTGACAACAAAAATTCGAGAAACCGTATTAAAGGGTTTAAAATTAACGAAGATGGAGCCATTTTTCCCAATCATCGTTGCTTTAGATGATGTAGAGAAGGCAAAGCCAGATCCAGAGCCAATTGAAAAAGCAATGGCATTACTGGATTCGAAACCTGAGAACACCATCATGGTCGGCGATAATCACCATGACATCTTAGGCGGAAAAAACGCTGGAACGAAGACAGCGGGAGTGGCCTGGTCCATTAAAGGTGAGGAATATTTAGCACAATTTAACCCAGACTATATGCTCCAAAATATGAAAGACCTATTAACCATTCTAGGTGTGGAAAAATAA
- a CDS encoding nucleoside recognition domain-containing protein, whose protein sequence is MLISSCKKGLMVGLKTAWTLGKVIFPITLLVSILQYTPVLPWVIDLISPIMGIFGLSGEAAIPLVLGNVLNLYAAIGAILSIELTVKEVFILAIMLSFSHNLFVETGVALKVGVKLWVVLLVRLGLAALGAIVVNLLWNGGGEIARYGLVPTETSSAPDTWGAIIFAGFEKAALGILQLAMIVIPLMIVMQILKDLKWLEVFSKKMAPITRGLGMQENTSMTLVAGLTIGLAYGAGIMIQAVKEDGVSKKDATLVFIFLVACHAVVEDTLIFVPLGIPVLPLFIIRLCTAIVLTMVVAAIWKRKDWNKRKEPSYGHTN, encoded by the coding sequence ATGCTTATATCGTCCTGTAAAAAAGGGCTCATGGTGGGCTTAAAGACAGCATGGACTTTAGGGAAAGTTATTTTTCCGATTACATTACTTGTTTCGATTTTACAGTATACACCGGTTTTACCGTGGGTGATTGACCTGATCTCCCCGATTATGGGCATTTTTGGTCTGAGCGGGGAAGCAGCGATTCCATTAGTACTTGGAAATGTACTGAATTTGTACGCTGCGATCGGGGCAATCCTTTCGATTGAATTAACCGTAAAAGAAGTCTTTATTTTAGCGATTATGCTTTCTTTTTCACACAATTTATTTGTTGAGACTGGCGTAGCCTTGAAAGTCGGAGTCAAGCTTTGGGTTGTCCTTCTTGTCCGGCTTGGATTGGCGGCACTTGGTGCAATTGTTGTTAATTTGCTTTGGAACGGCGGTGGTGAGATTGCCCGCTATGGTCTTGTTCCTACTGAAACTAGCAGTGCTCCTGACACATGGGGAGCGATTATCTTCGCAGGATTCGAAAAAGCGGCATTAGGAATTTTACAGTTGGCTATGATCGTGATTCCGCTTATGATTGTTATGCAGATCTTAAAAGATTTAAAATGGCTTGAGGTTTTTTCTAAAAAGATGGCCCCAATTACAAGAGGCCTTGGCATGCAGGAAAACACATCGATGACCTTAGTGGCAGGTCTAACAATCGGATTAGCATACGGGGCAGGAATCATGATTCAGGCTGTCAAAGAAGATGGCGTCAGCAAAAAGGATGCAACCTTAGTGTTTATCTTTCTCGTTGCCTGTCACGCCGTTGTGGAAGATACACTGATTTTTGTACCTTTAGGTATACCTGTTCTGCCGTTATTTATTATTAGACTATGTACAGCTATCGTCTTAACGATGGTGGTTGCTGCTATTTGGAAACGGAAGGACTGGAATAAAAGAAAGGAACCTTCGTATGGGCACACAAATTGA
- the lgt gene encoding prolipoprotein diacylglyceryl transferase, protein MESTITPIDPIAFSIGTLDVRWYGILIGLGIAIAFFMAVREGKKRGLDSEVIADLLLWAVPISIVCARIYYVIFQWDYYSQNPGDIVKIWEGGIAIHGALIGAVATAVIFCRIKGISFWKLADIVAPSLLVGQAIGRWGNFMNQEAYGGEVSREFLESLFLPDWIINQMYIQGAYHHPTFLYESLWNFVGIFVLLGLRRVNLRRGEIFLSYLIWYSIGRFFVEGMRTDSLMLTEFLRIAQVMSLVLIVVSIAIMVFRRMKGYARERYLDS, encoded by the coding sequence GTGGAGAGTACAATTACACCAATTGACCCAATAGCGTTCTCGATTGGAACTCTAGATGTAAGATGGTATGGAATTTTAATTGGTCTAGGGATTGCCATCGCCTTTTTTATGGCAGTTCGAGAGGGGAAGAAACGGGGACTTGATAGCGAAGTTATTGCAGATTTACTGCTTTGGGCTGTTCCAATTAGTATTGTATGTGCAAGAATCTACTACGTTATTTTTCAGTGGGATTATTATTCACAAAATCCAGGGGATATCGTAAAAATCTGGGAAGGTGGAATTGCGATTCATGGGGCACTTATCGGTGCCGTTGCCACTGCCGTTATTTTTTGCAGAATAAAAGGAATCTCGTTCTGGAAGCTGGCTGATATTGTGGCTCCTAGTTTACTGGTTGGTCAAGCAATTGGCCGCTGGGGGAATTTTATGAACCAGGAAGCATATGGCGGAGAAGTGAGCCGCGAGTTTTTAGAAAGTTTATTTTTACCGGACTGGATCATAAATCAAATGTATATTCAAGGTGCGTATCACCATCCGACTTTTCTGTATGAATCACTTTGGAATTTTGTCGGTATTTTCGTACTGCTTGGCTTGCGAAGAGTTAACCTGCGCCGAGGAGAAATCTTTTTATCCTATCTGATCTGGTATTCTATTGGCCGCTTCTTTGTCGAAGGAATGCGGACGGATAGCCTGATGCTCACTGAATTTTTGCGGATTGCGCAAGTAATGTCACTTGTGTTAATTGTGGTGAGCATTGCAATTATGGTATTTAGAAGAATGAAAGGGTATGCACGTGAACGATATTTAGACAGCTAG
- the hprK gene encoding HPr(Ser) kinase/phosphatase — translation MAKVRTKDLIEKFDLELVSGEEGINRPIMTSDLSRPGLEMAGFFEYYPAERVQLLGKTELTFFSQLSTSEKRERMDRLCTDITPAIIVSRELEIPEELIEASNRESVPVMKSNLKTTRLSSRLTNYLESMLAPSTAMHGVLVDVYGVGVLITGKSGVGKSETALELIKRGHRLVADDCVEIKQEDENTLVGSAPELIEHLLEIRGLGIINVMTLFGAGAVRSYKRITIVMNLELWDPNKQYDRLGLDEEKIKIIDTELPRLTIPVRPGRNLAVIIEVAAMNFRLKRMGLNAAEQFTNRLSDVIEDSDHDHS, via the coding sequence ATGGCAAAAGTTCGGACAAAAGATTTAATAGAAAAATTTGATCTTGAACTCGTCAGTGGTGAGGAAGGAATTAATCGCCCGATAATGACAAGTGACCTAAGCCGTCCTGGCTTGGAGATGGCAGGTTTTTTTGAATATTATCCGGCAGAGCGCGTTCAGCTCTTAGGTAAAACAGAATTAACGTTTTTTAGTCAGCTCTCAACATCTGAAAAAAGGGAGAGAATGGACCGGCTTTGTACAGACATTACTCCAGCGATTATAGTTTCGAGAGAGCTAGAGATTCCTGAGGAGCTAATTGAAGCTTCGAACCGGGAATCTGTGCCTGTTATGAAATCGAATTTAAAGACAACTCGTTTGTCCAGCCGATTAACCAACTATTTAGAAAGTATGCTTGCACCATCCACTGCTATGCATGGTGTATTGGTAGATGTTTACGGAGTAGGAGTGTTAATTACAGGCAAAAGCGGTGTTGGTAAAAGTGAAACGGCTCTAGAACTTATTAAACGGGGACATCGTCTCGTTGCAGATGACTGTGTTGAAATAAAACAAGAAGATGAAAATACGCTTGTTGGAAGTGCACCAGAGCTGATTGAACACCTGCTGGAAATCCGGGGATTAGGCATTATTAATGTGATGACTTTGTTTGGAGCTGGGGCGGTACGTTCTTATAAACGGATTACGATTGTTATGAATCTTGAGCTTTGGGATCCAAATAAGCAATACGACCGTCTCGGACTTGATGAAGAAAAAATAAAAATCATCGATACCGAATTGCCAAGATTAACAATTCCGGTTCGTCCAGGGCGAAATTTAGCCGTTATTATTGAAGTTGCAGCGATGAACTTCAGATTAAAACGAATGGGGCTAAATGCGGCAGAACAATTTACAAATCGCTTATCTGATGTCATTGAGGATAGTGATCACGATCATTCATAG
- the nagA gene encoding N-acetylglucosamine-6-phosphate deacetylase, giving the protein MFGSKEWLLINGEIYTEEKIIENGYIHIAEGIIQAVGPMETAPSHIENQFDANGQKVVPGFIDVHIHGVGGADTMDASNEAYETMARTLPQEGTTSFLATTATQSIEAIEKALQAIALYRKSENKPGKAEMAGVHLEGPFLHPDKAGAQHPSFIQEPNMELFEKWRALSDDSIRLVTLAPERPNGYQLVEYLKSNGIIASIGHSNAAYDEVKQAIGKGLSHVTHLYNAMRPLHHRDPGVVGAALLHRELTAEIIADGIHVHPKMIEHAIQSKGTDRIVLITDSMRAKCLKNGIYDLGGQEVKVEGRKATLADGTLAGSVLKMKDAVKLIVEDTSFTLVDSIQFTSVNPAKELGLYERKGSLSSGKDADIVVLNQKLDVVLTVCRGEISYNKEG; this is encoded by the coding sequence ATGTTCGGAAGTAAGGAATGGCTACTGATTAACGGGGAAATATATACCGAGGAGAAAATAATCGAAAATGGCTATATTCATATTGCAGAAGGAATCATCCAGGCAGTCGGACCTATGGAAACAGCACCCTCTCATATTGAAAATCAATTTGATGCTAATGGCCAAAAAGTAGTGCCAGGTTTTATCGATGTTCACATTCATGGAGTAGGTGGCGCCGATACGATGGATGCTTCTAATGAAGCGTATGAAACGATGGCAAGAACATTGCCGCAGGAAGGAACTACAAGCTTCCTTGCGACAACCGCTACACAAAGCATCGAAGCGATCGAGAAAGCTCTTCAAGCCATTGCCCTTTACCGAAAGTCGGAAAATAAGCCCGGAAAAGCCGAAATGGCGGGTGTCCATTTAGAAGGGCCTTTCCTCCACCCTGATAAAGCTGGAGCGCAGCATCCGTCTTTTATTCAAGAGCCGAACATGGAGCTTTTTGAAAAATGGCGTGCCCTTTCTGATGACAGCATCCGGCTTGTTACATTAGCTCCCGAACGGCCAAATGGCTATCAATTAGTAGAGTACTTAAAAAGTAATGGAATTATTGCCTCTATTGGTCATTCCAATGCTGCCTATGATGAAGTCAAACAAGCGATTGGCAAAGGATTAAGCCATGTCACTCATTTATATAATGCGATGAGACCGCTCCATCACAGAGATCCAGGTGTAGTCGGAGCCGCTCTTCTCCATCGTGAACTTACCGCTGAAATCATTGCGGACGGGATTCATGTCCATCCTAAGATGATCGAGCACGCCATACAATCTAAAGGGACCGACCGAATCGTACTGATTACAGACTCGATGCGGGCCAAATGTTTAAAAAATGGGATTTACGATTTAGGCGGACAAGAGGTTAAGGTAGAAGGCAGAAAAGCAACATTGGCTGATGGAACCTTAGCCGGAAGCGTTCTAAAAATGAAAGACGCCGTCAAACTAATTGTTGAAGATACTTCCTTTACCTTAGTGGATTCGATTCAATTCACTTCTGTAAACCCTGCAAAAGAACTGGGCCTATACGAGCGAAAAGGAAGCCTGTCGTCTGGTAAAGATGCAGATATTGTAGTACTTAATCAGAAGCTTGACGTTGTATTGACCGTATGCCGCGGAGAAATTTCGTATAACAAGGAGGGATAA
- the nagB gene encoding glucosamine-6-phosphate deaminase, with amino-acid sequence MKIIACKDYKEMSQTAAKEIIALVKKGTPFTLGLATGSTPEGVYRELVDDFNQGQTSYSHVTSVNLDEYVGLSKSDLNSYHYYMQAKLFQYIDLPSDQQLIPDGTAQDLEAECENYEQNILKSGGVDLQILGIGHNGHIGFNEPGTSFTSRTHVVELAEKTRKANARFFPSIDQVPTKAVTMGIATIMESKRILLLVSGKSKADTIARLLNGTVEESFPASILNLHADVTVIADEEALSTINENKMKKSYSIG; translated from the coding sequence GTGAAAATCATTGCATGTAAAGACTATAAGGAAATGAGTCAAACAGCAGCCAAGGAAATCATCGCTCTTGTAAAAAAGGGAACACCTTTCACACTAGGTTTAGCAACAGGAAGTACCCCTGAAGGAGTATACCGTGAGCTGGTCGATGATTTTAATCAAGGTCAAACCTCATATTCGCATGTGACAAGTGTGAATCTGGATGAATATGTTGGCCTCTCAAAATCAGATCTGAACAGTTATCACTATTACATGCAAGCGAAACTTTTTCAATATATAGACCTTCCGAGTGATCAGCAGTTAATTCCTGATGGAACAGCACAGGATTTAGAAGCAGAATGTGAAAACTATGAACAAAACATCCTAAAGTCTGGAGGGGTTGACCTCCAAATTCTTGGAATTGGGCATAATGGTCATATTGGATTTAATGAACCAGGTACTTCTTTTACAAGCCGTACCCATGTGGTTGAATTAGCGGAAAAAACACGAAAAGCCAATGCCCGCTTCTTTCCGAGCATCGACCAAGTTCCAACAAAAGCTGTCACAATGGGAATAGCCACTATTATGGAGAGCAAGCGAATTTTATTGCTGGTGTCAGGAAAATCAAAGGCGGACACAATCGCACGTTTGCTTAATGGAACAGTTGAGGAATCATTCCCTGCTTCGATTTTAAACCTTCATGCAGATGTAACTGTGATCGCTGATGAAGAAGCCTTATCGACAATCAATGAAAACAAAATGAAAAAGTCCTATTCGATTGGTTAA
- a CDS encoding phage holin family protein, with protein sequence MKWIVGIIINAVIFIALAGYFTEGLFVESFTSSIIASFVLSILNIIVRPILVILTLPVTFITLGFFLFVINAITLVITDSLMGDAFEISSFGFAIFVAILMSLANLIINAAVIKPLQKR encoded by the coding sequence ATGAAGTGGATTGTTGGAATCATTATTAATGCTGTTATTTTTATCGCATTAGCCGGATATTTTACAGAAGGGCTATTTGTGGAGAGTTTTACGTCCTCTATTATTGCCAGCTTTGTTTTGTCGATCTTAAATATTATCGTTCGGCCAATTTTAGTGATTCTGACACTTCCGGTTACTTTTATTACATTAGGTTTCTTCCTTTTTGTAATTAATGCCATCACCCTTGTCATTACGGATTCTTTAATGGGAGATGCTTTTGAAATCAGCAGTTTTGGCTTTGCCATCTTTGTAGCGATTTTAATGTCTCTTGCCAATTTAATTATTAATGCTGCAGTCATCAAACCGCTGCAGAAAAGATAA
- a CDS encoding DUF4097 family beta strand repeat-containing protein, translating into MKEERKRILKMVEKGTITVEEAIMLIEKLEEEYNGKNKSHSHASHHHTTAKIFTDLEKKDSFYDEDEFTKDAKKQYTSSQSFQQTKNKFFDFVDQAVKKIKDIDFDLQWIKGIEISHIFQHTDAQISEVEIDIPYGSLEIIPWDEKDIRLECQAKVYKVDDQDEARNVFLKSSVFSVKDGKLRFVSQPKILKVDTVAYIPKQQYESIWVKLMNGSIKTESILANKTILKSVNGRIVVDGIRGKHLDAESTNGSVSLNSCFLEALEAESINGKLTAIGEFNKVDMQCLNGSVTCDVKNSDVNTVRLKAGTGSIHLTLPDDIAAQGELKSSLGSVSVNLDADIQAEKSEVLQKQVTFLTAKSGEPKAYIFAETKTGSVTVDGKKKEGITLEK; encoded by the coding sequence ATGAAAGAAGAAAGAAAACGGATACTAAAAATGGTCGAAAAGGGGACGATTACGGTTGAGGAAGCAATAATGCTGATTGAAAAGCTTGAAGAAGAATATAATGGAAAAAATAAAAGCCATAGTCATGCATCCCATCACCATACAACTGCGAAAATATTTACAGATTTAGAGAAAAAAGATTCTTTTTACGACGAAGACGAATTTACAAAGGATGCTAAGAAACAATATACTTCCAGCCAATCTTTTCAGCAAACGAAAAATAAATTTTTCGACTTTGTTGACCAGGCCGTTAAAAAAATAAAAGATATTGATTTTGACTTGCAATGGATAAAAGGAATTGAGATATCGCATATTTTTCAACATACTGATGCCCAAATTTCTGAGGTTGAAATTGATATCCCTTATGGTTCGCTAGAGATCATTCCTTGGGATGAAAAGGACATAAGATTGGAATGTCAAGCGAAAGTATATAAGGTGGATGATCAGGATGAGGCAAGAAATGTCTTTCTAAAGAGCTCAGTCTTTTCTGTTAAGGATGGAAAATTACGTTTTGTTTCCCAGCCAAAAATATTAAAAGTCGATACGGTTGCTTATATTCCAAAACAGCAATATGAATCGATTTGGGTAAAACTAATGAATGGTTCCATTAAGACAGAATCAATTCTTGCCAATAAAACGATATTAAAATCAGTCAATGGCCGGATTGTTGTAGACGGCATCCGCGGAAAGCATTTAGACGCTGAGTCAACGAACGGATCAGTATCTCTAAATTCTTGCTTCCTCGAAGCTTTAGAGGCAGAGTCGATTAATGGAAAGTTGACGGCAATAGGAGAATTTAATAAAGTGGATATGCAGTGCCTAAATGGCAGTGTGACATGTGATGTAAAAAACTCAGATGTGAATACTGTAAGGCTAAAAGCCGGAACAGGAAGCATTCATCTGACTTTACCAGACGATATCGCAGCTCAGGGTGAGCTGAAATCCAGTCTCGGCAGTGTTAGTGTCAACCTGGATGCTGACATTCAAGCTGAAAAAAGTGAAGTTTTACAAAAGCAGGTCACCTTCCTTACGGCTAAATCCGGAGAGCCAAAGGCTTACATTTTTGCAGAAACCAAAACCGGCTCTGTTACGGTAGACGGAAAGAAAAAAGAAGGAATTACGCTTGAAAAGTAG